The following proteins are encoded in a genomic region of Thioflexithrix psekupsensis:
- a CDS encoding primosomal protein N' produces MPILQVAIPVPLFNPLFDYHPPLHASETQLQAGIRVRVPFGTQECVGMIVAIKTHSDYPELKTAYECLDTVPLIPKPLLEMYAWASQYYCYPLGQVIAATLPPKMMAGASTHIELPPDVLWCLTEEGRKHANNTFPAHQQRFAILLDLLKNIPIGYDESTLALALSNPRPTLRALQKRGWIAPLPKQSPSEIHPPLPLNHAQQHVVHTVCAHAQQFYPCLLDGVTGSGKTEVYLQLLQIVLHSGRQALVLVPEINLTPQMVARFQQRLPLALVVLHSQLPDTTRLHAWLAARDGQATVIIGTRSAVWIPLAKPALIIVDEEHDPAYKQQDSFRYSARDVAVWRARQAGIPVILGSATPSLDSLYNTKQQRYHYFHLPERAGNALHPSYRVIDMRQQPRHSPFSPELQKNIQYCLQEKQQVLLFYNRRGYAPTFMCYSCGWIADCPRCDAHLVYHDNVRELRCHHCNYVQNVPIHCPQCQSHSLHPIGQGTEKLAEQLQQLFPHARIARIDSDTTPSYQEMNDLLTKIHAQEIDILLGTQMLAKGHHFPAVTLVGIINADAGLFSIDFRATERMAQLLIQVAGRAGREALPGMVLIQTYHPEHPLLHCLIQQGYGAFAESALTERLNAQLPPYCRLALLRVGAKTLELAIEFLNQAKYTAEQLPDFNSQIRLLGPVPAPMIKRKNRYHAQLLIQSSQRNLLQRFLPQWLSALQQKQRSVSTRWSLDVDPLDLM; encoded by the coding sequence ATGCCAATTCTTCAAGTGGCCATTCCCGTGCCATTATTCAATCCATTATTTGATTACCATCCGCCGCTCCATGCGTCTGAAACACAGTTACAAGCGGGCATTCGGGTGCGCGTGCCATTTGGTACACAGGAATGTGTGGGCATGATTGTGGCGATAAAAACCCATTCTGACTACCCAGAGTTAAAAACGGCTTACGAATGCTTAGATACTGTGCCACTGATTCCTAAACCGCTATTAGAAATGTATGCGTGGGCGAGTCAATATTACTGCTATCCGTTGGGACAAGTGATCGCGGCCACTTTACCACCAAAAATGATGGCAGGGGCATCGACCCATATTGAATTACCACCCGATGTGTTATGGTGTCTGACAGAAGAAGGGCGAAAACACGCCAATAACACTTTTCCCGCGCATCAACAACGTTTCGCTATTTTATTGGATTTATTAAAAAATATTCCCATAGGATATGATGAATCGACGCTGGCTTTAGCCTTATCGAATCCACGCCCCACGTTGCGCGCATTACAAAAACGCGGCTGGATTGCGCCCTTACCCAAACAATCCCCCTCAGAAATTCACCCCCCTTTGCCACTGAATCACGCCCAACAACACGTTGTCCATACGGTGTGCGCCCATGCGCAGCAGTTTTATCCCTGTTTGTTAGACGGTGTAACGGGAAGTGGTAAAACGGAAGTGTATTTGCAATTACTACAAATCGTGTTGCACAGTGGACGACAAGCTCTGGTGTTAGTGCCAGAAATTAATTTAACACCGCAAATGGTGGCGCGATTTCAGCAACGTTTACCGCTGGCTCTTGTTGTTTTACATTCGCAACTCCCTGATACCACACGACTTCATGCGTGGTTAGCGGCACGCGATGGACAAGCGACGGTGATTATTGGTACTCGATCTGCCGTGTGGATTCCTCTCGCCAAACCCGCGTTAATTATTGTCGATGAAGAGCATGATCCTGCGTATAAACAACAAGATAGCTTCCGTTATTCCGCGAGAGATGTCGCGGTGTGGCGGGCGCGTCAAGCGGGAATTCCTGTGATACTAGGCAGTGCCACGCCGTCATTAGACAGTTTGTATAATACAAAACAGCAGCGTTACCATTATTTTCACCTGCCCGAACGCGCAGGAAACGCATTACATCCCAGCTATCGCGTCATCGATATGCGACAGCAACCGCGTCACTCTCCTTTCTCACCAGAATTACAAAAAAATATACAATACTGCTTACAAGAAAAGCAACAAGTACTTTTATTTTACAACAGACGCGGCTATGCGCCCACTTTTATGTGTTACTCTTGTGGCTGGATTGCGGATTGTCCACGCTGCGATGCGCATTTAGTGTATCACGATAATGTGCGAGAATTGCGCTGCCATCATTGTAATTATGTACAGAATGTACCGATTCATTGCCCACAATGCCAGTCGCATTCCCTGCATCCTATCGGACAAGGGACGGAGAAATTAGCCGAACAATTACAACAATTATTTCCCCATGCTCGCATTGCGCGTATTGACAGTGATACCACGCCTTCTTATCAGGAAATGAATGATTTATTAACCAAAATTCATGCGCAAGAAATTGATATTTTATTAGGCACGCAAATGTTGGCTAAAGGGCATCATTTTCCTGCGGTGACTTTAGTGGGCATTATTAATGCTGATGCAGGATTATTTAGCATCGATTTTCGCGCCACTGAACGCATGGCACAATTGCTGATACAAGTCGCAGGACGCGCAGGACGTGAGGCGTTACCCGGAATGGTGTTGATTCAAACTTATCACCCTGAGCATCCTTTATTACACTGTTTAATTCAACAAGGCTATGGTGCTTTTGCCGAATCTGCATTAACAGAGCGATTGAATGCCCAATTACCACCCTATTGTCGTTTGGCTTTATTGCGTGTAGGGGCGAAAACATTAGAGCTTGCCATAGAGTTTTTAAATCAGGCTAAATATACCGCTGAACAATTGCCTGATTTTAATTCACAGATTCGTTTATTAGGTCCCGTTCCTGCGCCGATGATAAAGCGCAAAAATCGTTATCATGCGCAATTATTAATTCAATCGTCACAGCGGAATTTATTACAACGTTTTCTACCGCAATGGTTATCTGCATTACAGCAAAAGCAAAGAAGTGTAAGCACACGTTGGTCGTTGGATGTTGATCCGTTGGATTTAATGTAG
- a CDS encoding CHASE2 domain-containing protein produces the protein MSVLWLQLRRYLMRWFLGSSIIVFFMLHVMSPPSSLFSWQFIHNLERDLYDLRLNVAAASVVDDRVIIVDIDEKSLAEIGRWPWNRQILSQLVDRLFIDYEIDLLGLDIAFPEADNSSGWSQLEVLANTLLKDQDGFLAQLPEIKKQLDYDQQFADSLHHRRVVLGFSFATLESRMENVQAGLLPEPLLTAEEVRLLPLKYESANGYIANLPLLQANALGAGHFNVSPDVDGVVRRVPMLQAYQGDLYESLSLAMARVILGEPTIELGLEKGSGGYHRLEFLQLGARKIPVDAYLRTLIPFRGPQGSFPYLSASDVLKQRVSDPQLLKDKIVLLGTTAQGLLDLRTTPVATVYPGVEIHANLLAGILDHQLMDQPAYIVGMEWIILVLSGVLLLFLLSLLSPLWATVNTVLLVTGIVWFNVMVWEQLNLVLPLAATLLMILSLFLFSMSYGYFIESSHKRAMAHLFGQYVPPELVDEMSRDPSSFNMRGENRDMTVLFSDVRGFTTISEGLEPQELSELMNEFLTPMTRIIHEQRGTIDKYMGDAIMAFWGAPLRDEKHARHALDAAMGMVQTLEAMQPQFKARGWPEIKVGVGLNSGPMNVGNMGSQFRIAYTVMGDAVNLGSRLEGLTKQYGVQIIASETTVAAVPEYAFRELDRVRVKGKDLPVVIYEPLGARDHLTESVISELVLYETALTHYREQHWELARQLLLQLREQSPERLLYSIYLERIDYFSHNPPGEDWDGVYTFTTK, from the coding sequence ATGTCTGTTTTATGGTTACAATTGCGTCGTTATTTGATGCGTTGGTTTTTGGGCAGTAGTATTATTGTTTTTTTTATGTTGCATGTCATGTCGCCGCCATCGTCTTTATTTTCATGGCAATTTATTCATAATTTGGAACGGGATTTATATGATTTACGGTTAAATGTGGCGGCTGCTTCTGTTGTGGATGATCGCGTTATTATTGTGGATATTGATGAGAAAAGTTTAGCAGAAATTGGACGTTGGCCGTGGAATCGACAAATTTTATCTCAATTGGTGGATCGTTTATTTATTGATTATGAAATTGATTTGTTAGGATTAGATATTGCTTTTCCAGAAGCAGATAATAGTTCTGGTTGGTCGCAATTGGAGGTATTAGCCAATACTTTATTGAAAGATCAAGATGGTTTTTTAGCGCAATTACCAGAGATTAAAAAGCAATTAGATTATGATCAACAATTCGCAGATAGTTTGCATCATCGGCGAGTGGTATTAGGGTTTTCTTTTGCCACTTTAGAATCGCGTATGGAAAATGTGCAAGCAGGCTTATTGCCTGAACCTTTATTAACTGCGGAGGAAGTGCGTTTATTACCGTTAAAATATGAATCGGCTAATGGTTATATTGCGAATTTGCCGTTATTGCAAGCCAATGCGTTGGGCGCGGGACATTTTAATGTCAGTCCTGATGTGGATGGCGTGGTGCGGCGCGTTCCCATGTTGCAAGCCTATCAAGGTGATTTATATGAATCATTAAGTTTGGCGATGGCACGAGTTATTTTAGGAGAACCCACAATTGAATTGGGTTTAGAAAAAGGATCGGGCGGTTATCATCGTTTAGAATTCTTACAATTGGGTGCAAGAAAAATTCCTGTCGATGCTTATTTGCGGACATTAATTCCTTTTCGTGGCCCACAAGGCAGTTTTCCTTATCTTTCTGCCAGTGATGTGTTAAAACAACGGGTATCTGATCCCCAATTATTAAAAGATAAAATCGTGTTATTAGGCACGACCGCACAAGGTTTATTGGATTTGAGAACCACGCCTGTGGCCACGGTTTATCCTGGGGTGGAAATTCATGCGAATTTGTTAGCGGGTATTTTAGATCATCAATTGATGGATCAACCCGCTTATATTGTGGGAATGGAATGGATTATTTTGGTGTTATCGGGTGTGTTATTGTTATTTTTATTGTCTTTGCTTTCACCATTGTGGGCAACGGTAAATACGGTTTTATTGGTAACAGGTATTGTGTGGTTTAATGTAATGGTCTGGGAACAGCTTAATTTAGTCTTGCCTTTGGCGGCCACTTTATTAATGATCCTTAGTTTATTTTTATTTTCTATGTCCTATGGTTATTTTATTGAATCCAGTCATAAACGGGCAATGGCGCATTTATTTGGGCAGTATGTTCCACCTGAATTGGTCGATGAAATGAGCCGCGATCCCAGTTCTTTTAATATGCGCGGAGAAAATCGGGATATGACGGTGTTATTTTCTGATGTGCGCGGATTTACGACCATTTCGGAAGGATTAGAGCCACAAGAATTGTCTGAATTAATGAATGAATTTTTAACGCCAATGACGCGCATTATTCATGAACAACGCGGCACAATTGATAAATATATGGGTGATGCCATTATGGCATTTTGGGGCGCACCATTAAGAGATGAAAAACATGCGCGTCATGCTTTAGATGCGGCAATGGGAATGGTGCAAACTTTAGAAGCAATGCAACCGCAATTTAAAGCCCGCGGCTGGCCAGAAATTAAAGTGGGTGTGGGTTTAAATTCGGGTCCAATGAATGTGGGCAATATGGGTTCACAATTTCGGATTGCTTATACGGTGATGGGTGATGCGGTTAATCTTGGATCGCGTTTAGAAGGCTTAACCAAGCAATATGGCGTGCAGATTATTGCCAGTGAAACCACGGTCGCGGCGGTGCCTGAATATGCGTTTAGAGAATTGGATCGGGTGCGGGTTAAAGGTAAAGATTTACCTGTGGTGATTTATGAGCCATTAGGCGCACGGGATCATTTAACGGAGTCTGTTATTTCCGAGTTAGTTTTATATGAAACCGCATTAACGCATTATCGAGAACAGCATTGGGAATTAGCACGGCAATTACTGTTACAATTACGCGAACAATCTCCAGAGCGTTTATTGTATAGTATTTATTTAGAACGTATTGATTATTTCAGTCATAATCCCCCCGGTGAGGATTGGGATGGGGTTTATACGTTTACGACTAAGTAG
- a CDS encoding IS630 family transposase, translated as MNKRYEDLEELMSTGEAREVKRAMAVRMSLLGFVRAEAALACCVSVQFVDKWKAIYLASGVEGLKLAYKGSPGYLKPREREDVINWIQEKKTITIEELKRYLKEEYDVFYSSNTSYTKLLEEANLSYKKTHKENSAKDEVKVEAKKKEIKDLIDKEREQIESGEVMYWMQDESHQLWGDICGYVWSKKGERTSIKMSNYRTSQTWYGAVNIYTGEFILDRAKKADTKYTIDFINWLIYRYKEARHVIIWDGASYHRSEGLRTYLEKLNGGLPESEWKVRLLRFAPNAPEQNPVEDIWLQGKNWVRKNFHRLSSFKEVTSMFETFLSGKVFKFNKIKQYLIPNI; from the coding sequence ATGAACAAAAGATATGAAGATTTAGAAGAATTAATGTCAACAGGTGAAGCGAGAGAAGTGAAGCGAGCGATGGCAGTAAGAATGTCTTTGCTTGGTTTTGTGCGTGCGGAAGCGGCTTTAGCGTGTTGTGTCAGTGTGCAATTTGTGGATAAATGGAAAGCCATTTATTTAGCGTCAGGGGTTGAAGGATTAAAGTTAGCGTATAAAGGCTCACCAGGGTATTTAAAGCCGCGTGAACGAGAAGATGTGATTAATTGGATACAAGAAAAGAAGACAATAACAATAGAGGAACTAAAGAGATACTTAAAAGAGGAGTATGATGTTTTCTATTCTTCAAATACTTCTTATACTAAATTATTAGAAGAAGCGAATTTAAGTTATAAGAAGACACACAAAGAGAATTCGGCAAAAGATGAGGTAAAAGTGGAAGCTAAAAAAAAAGAGATTAAGGATTTAATAGATAAGGAGCGTGAACAGATAGAAAGTGGAGAGGTAATGTACTGGATGCAAGACGAAAGCCATCAGTTGTGGGGAGATATTTGTGGTTATGTTTGGTCGAAAAAAGGAGAAAGAACGTCAATAAAGATGAGTAATTATCGCACTTCTCAAACGTGGTATGGAGCGGTGAATATTTATACGGGAGAATTTATTTTAGATAGGGCAAAGAAAGCTGATACAAAATATACGATAGACTTTATTAACTGGCTCATTTACAGATATAAAGAAGCCCGTCATGTGATTATTTGGGATGGTGCAAGTTATCATCGTTCTGAAGGTTTAAGAACTTATTTAGAGAAATTAAATGGGGGACTTCCAGAATCAGAATGGAAAGTTCGTTTATTAAGATTTGCACCTAATGCCCCAGAGCAAAATCCAGTCGAGGATATTTGGCTTCAAGGTAAGAATTGGGTCAGAAAGAATTTTCATCGCCTATCAAGCTTTAAAGAAGTCACTAGTATGTTTGAGACCTTTTTGTCAGGTAAAGTGTTTAAGTTTAATAAAATTAAACAGTATCTTATACCTAATATCTAG
- a CDS encoding AAA family ATPase, with protein sequence MLIKKLHVEKFLSLKDITVSFKRLTIIVGANASGKTNVLSALELLNKLMLSEGLPSEEYINRQLWAGCNNSEKHLQFEIEAEIEGNKMEYILSLQAANKRIYLEQFFIEDQKIIDIKENSGIVFDEKGGNKTSYSDEKMALRSAGSYGEKPITRKFSEFLKDFKFYNFMPEIIRSDSMASIMGKKSPLPSILDDDGSVLRGILLNWHENYKGKFESVSELYQFFQSRIIILFK encoded by the coding sequence ATGTTAATTAAAAAATTACACGTTGAAAAATTTTTAAGTCTTAAAGATATTACTGTAAGCTTTAAGCGTTTGACCATTATTGTGGGTGCAAATGCGAGCGGTAAAACTAATGTTTTAAGTGCCTTAGAATTATTAAATAAGTTAATGTTAAGTGAGGGGTTGCCTTCAGAAGAATACATAAACAGACAGCTTTGGGCGGGATGTAATAATTCAGAAAAACATTTACAATTTGAAATTGAAGCAGAAATTGAAGGTAATAAGATGGAATATATATTATCTTTGCAAGCTGCTAATAAAAGAATATATCTTGAACAGTTTTTCATAGAAGATCAAAAAATAATTGATATAAAAGAAAACAGTGGTATTGTTTTTGATGAAAAAGGGGGTAATAAAACCAGTTATAGTGATGAGAAAATGGCTTTAAGATCGGCTGGTTCCTATGGCGAAAAACCTATTACTAGAAAATTTTCTGAATTTCTTAAAGACTTTAAATTTTATAATTTTATGCCTGAGATAATTAGAAGTGACAGTATGGCTTCTATAATGGGTAAAAAAAGTCCTTTACCTTCTATTTTAGATGATGATGGTTCTGTTTTACGCGGAATTTTGCTTAATTGGCATGAAAACTACAAAGGTAAATTTGAATCCGTAAGTGAGCTATACCAATTTTTTCAGAGTCGTATAATAATACTTTTCAAATAG
- a CDS encoding IS630 family transposase, translated as MNKRYEDLEELMSTGEAREVKRAMAVRMSLLGFVRAEAALACCVSVQFVDKWKAIYLASGVEGLKLAYKGSPGYLKPREREDVINWIQEKKTITIEELKRYLKEEYDVFYSSNTSYTKLLEEANLSYKKTHKENSAKDEVKVEAKKKEIKDLIDKEREQIESGEVMYWMQDESHQLWGDICGYVWSKKGERTSIKMSNYRTSQTWYGAVNIYTGEFILDRAKKADTKYTIDFINWLIYRYKEARHVIIWDGASYHRSEGLRTYLEKLNGGLPESEWKVRLLRFAPNAPEQNPVEDIWLQGKNWVRKNFHRLSSFKEVTSMFETFLSGKVFKFNKIKQYLIPNI; from the coding sequence ATGAACAAAAGATATGAAGATTTAGAAGAGTTAATGTCAACAGGTGAGGCGAGAGAAGTGAAGCGAGCGATGGCAGTAAGAATGTCTTTGCTTGGTTTTGTGCGTGCGGAAGCGGCTTTAGCGTGTTGTGTCAGTGTGCAATTTGTGGATAAATGGAAAGCCATTTATTTAGCGTCAGGGGTTGAAGGATTAAAGTTAGCGTATAAAGGCTCACCAGGGTATTTAAAGCCGCGTGAACGAGAAGATGTGATTAATTGGATACAAGAAAAGAAGACAATAACAATAGAGGAACTAAAGAGATACTTAAAAGAGGAGTATGATGTTTTCTATTCTTCAAATACTTCTTATACTAAATTATTAGAAGAAGCGAATTTAAGTTATAAGAAGACACACAAAGAGAATTCGGCAAAAGATGAGGTAAAAGTAGAAGCTAAAAAAAAAGAGATTAAGGATTTAATAGATAAGGAGCGTGAACAGATAGAAAGTGGAGAGGTAATGTACTGGATGCAAGACGAAAGCCATCAGTTGTGGGGAGATATTTGTGGTTATGTTTGGTCGAAAAAAGGAGAAAGAACGTCAATAAAGATGAGTAATTATCGCACTTCTCAAACGTGGTATGGAGCGGTGAATATTTATACGGGAGAATTTATTTTAGATAGGGCAAAGAAAGCTGATACAAAATATACGATAGACTTTATTAACTGGCTCATTTACAGATATAAAGAAGCCCGTCATGTGATTATTTGGGATGGTGCAAGTTATCATCGTTCTGAAGGTTTAAGAACTTATTTAGAGAAATTAAATGGGGGACTTCCAGAATCAGAATGGAAAGTTCGTTTATTAAGATTTGCGCCCAATGCCCCAGAGCAAAATCCAGTCGAGGATATTTGGCTTCAAGGTAAGAATTGGGTCAGAAAGAATTTTCACCGTCTATCAAGCTTTAAAGAAGTCACTAGTATGTTTGAGACCTTTTTGTCAGGTAAAGTGTTTAAGTTTAATAAAATTAAACAGTATCTTATACCTAATATCTAG
- a CDS encoding AAA family ATPase has product MPSNEEVGLQEGYEKLIPLKRASDGTLRLLAYYTLLNQDELPKLVAIEEPERNLHPAALEGVANLLQKLSRRTQVVITTHSSQLLDALTLNAEDLDQDIEVVLLQNKKGEGTTVLDLNQAREKQPAFQGWIEDFGIGSAIFDSKLI; this is encoded by the coding sequence TTGCCAAGTAATGAAGAGGTTGGGTTACAAGAGGGTTATGAAAAACTAATTCCACTAAAAAGAGCTTCTGACGGTACTTTAAGACTACTGGCTTATTATACCTTATTAAACCAAGATGAATTACCTAAGTTAGTTGCTATTGAAGAACCAGAGCGTAATTTACATCCCGCTGCATTAGAGGGAGTTGCAAATTTATTACAAAAACTCTCCCGACGCACCCAAGTTGTTATTACTACCCATAGCTCACAGTTACTAGATGCGCTTACCCTTAATGCTGAAGACTTAGATCAAGATATTGAAGTTGTTTTATTACAAAATAAAAAAGGAGAAGGGACAACTGTGCTTGATTTGAATCAAGCAAGAGAAAAACAACCCGCTTTTCAAGGTTGGATAGAAGATTTTGGTATTGGCAGCGCAATATTTGACAGCAAGTTGATTTAA
- a CDS encoding Txe/YoeB family addiction module toxin, which translates to MQILFEVKAFEEYHDWARIDKKVFQRISKLIIEITRDPFNGIGKPEPLKHELSGCWSRRIDDVHRLVYVVEEDVLRIISCKNHY; encoded by the coding sequence ATGCAAATTCTCTTTGAAGTCAAGGCGTTTGAAGAATATCATGATTGGGCGCGCATTGATAAGAAAGTTTTTCAGCGTATATCAAAGCTGATAATAGAAATTACACGTGATCCGTTCAACGGCATTGGAAAACCCGAACCGTTAAAGCATGAATTAAGCGGTTGCTGGTCACGGCGCATTGATGACGTGCATCGTTTAGTGTATGTCGTTGAAGAAGACGTGTTGCGCATTATTTCATGTAAGAATCATTATTGA
- a CDS encoding AAA family ATPase, translated as MDKLKVNLKNCYGIQSLDKEFDFTSSKVKAYAVYAPNGLMKTSFSKTFEAISKGDSPKEERYNRPSSCVVKSDNKAIQKEMIYVLKSEIDINSDSPAISNILVNPENKARYDALHFELDKLKKQLITSLQKASGIRKDDVEKTILTDWKETDFPTCIEKIKATSDFDDFGFYQYAKIQYATIFNPETIEVLQSPEFIPKVREFIEHYQIIEHYQRFLNQGGTLCQKGVFNLAKADTPPRTLQQRLKAIYYEKIDTNPKLKKLRDNLAKNAQTQALIDLIVTRSAGRIENLLRNLEPNNQAQFRRNLWGVYLKYKADSKAYMELYYESKHEIKQIETDAAQATPRWVKAIERFNNRFVDMPFQLAIANQAQAGLGKEPAKLKFIFTDGSDTVECSRSETNTLSTLSQGEKRSLYLLNFIFEVEARKLANQETLFIIDDIADSFDYKNKHAIVQYLKDITNIPNFHQIILTHNFDFFRTLANSFVHRDRCLMANRSITSITLTKAEGVKNYFINVWKNKVNTDDTVLCATIPFTRNLIEYIKGDEDGDYLLLTSLLHWKRNTEQITVGDYMGVYNRLFSTHYETENSTRLTDLLFTKSNEICNDPVRDGLKLEDKVLLSMSIRMKAEIFLIKELRRIKNDTSYWCDDTNQFGRLMKEFSSSDPLAPAIPTLEKISITVSSNIHLNSFMYEPIIDLTIEHLIELYKDVCNLL; from the coding sequence ATGGACAAACTTAAAGTCAATCTCAAGAACTGCTACGGAATTCAATCTTTAGATAAAGAATTCGACTTTACCTCTTCTAAGGTTAAAGCCTATGCTGTTTACGCACCTAATGGATTGATGAAGACTTCTTTTTCAAAGACTTTTGAAGCAATTTCTAAAGGAGATTCACCGAAAGAAGAACGCTATAACCGACCATCAAGCTGTGTTGTTAAATCTGACAATAAAGCTATACAAAAAGAGATGATTTATGTTCTTAAGTCGGAAATTGATATTAACTCGGACAGTCCTGCTATTTCAAATATTCTGGTCAATCCTGAAAATAAGGCTAGATATGATGCTCTTCATTTTGAGCTTGATAAACTGAAAAAGCAACTTATTACTTCACTTCAAAAAGCATCAGGCATCAGAAAAGATGATGTTGAAAAAACCATTCTAACCGATTGGAAAGAGACAGATTTTCCGACTTGCATTGAGAAAATCAAAGCAACTTCTGATTTCGATGACTTTGGCTTTTACCAATACGCAAAAATACAATACGCAACAATATTTAACCCTGAAACCATAGAAGTTCTTCAAAGCCCAGAATTTATACCAAAAGTACGGGAGTTTATTGAACACTATCAAATTATTGAACACTATCAAAGGTTTTTGAATCAGGGTGGAACTCTTTGCCAAAAGGGAGTATTTAATCTTGCAAAAGCAGACACACCTCCTAGAACATTACAACAGAGACTCAAAGCTATCTATTATGAAAAAATAGACACTAACCCAAAACTCAAAAAACTTCGGGATAATCTTGCTAAAAATGCTCAGACTCAAGCATTAATCGATCTTATTGTAACTCGTTCAGCAGGCAGAATTGAAAATCTTCTGCGTAACCTAGAACCGAATAATCAAGCTCAGTTTCGTAGAAATCTTTGGGGAGTCTATCTTAAATATAAGGCTGATTCAAAAGCTTACATGGAGCTATATTATGAAAGTAAACACGAAATTAAACAGATTGAAACAGATGCCGCACAAGCTACTCCTCGTTGGGTTAAAGCAATAGAGCGTTTCAATAATCGTTTTGTAGATATGCCCTTTCAACTCGCTATAGCAAATCAAGCTCAAGCGGGATTAGGCAAAGAACCAGCTAAACTTAAATTTATTTTCACAGATGGCTCTGATACGGTTGAATGCTCACGGTCTGAAACTAACACGTTAAGCACTTTAAGCCAAGGTGAAAAACGATCTCTCTACCTTCTCAACTTTATTTTTGAAGTGGAAGCGCGAAAGTTAGCAAATCAGGAGACACTATTTATCATTGATGATATTGCCGATTCATTTGACTATAAAAACAAACATGCAATAGTCCAGTATTTGAAAGACATTACAAATATCCCAAATTTCCACCAGATTATTCTCACTCATAATTTTGATTTTTTTCGGACGCTAGCGAACAGCTTTGTTCATCGAGATAGATGTCTTATGGCTAACCGTAGTATCACATCAATTACCCTTACAAAAGCGGAAGGAGTAAAAAATTACTTTATTAATGTATGGAAAAACAAAGTAAATACTGATGATACTGTTCTTTGTGCCACTATTCCATTTACTCGCAATTTAATTGAATACATTAAGGGTGATGAAGATGGGGATTATCTATTACTTACAAGCTTGCTGCATTGGAAAAGAAATACAGAGCAGATTACTGTCGGAGACTATATGGGGGTTTATAATCGCCTTTTTAGTACACATTACGAAACAGAGAATTCCACTCGATTAACGGATTTGCTTTTTACTAAGTCGAATGAAATCTGCAATGACCCCGTACGTGATGGATTGAAGTTGGAAGACAAAGTTCTTCTATCTATGTCGATACGTATGAAAGCAGAAATTTTCTTAATCAAAGAGCTAAGAAGAATTAAGAACGATACAAGTTACTGGTGCGACGATACAAATCAGTTTGGCCGTCTAATGAAAGAATTTTCATCCTCAGACCCATTAGCACCCGCTATTCCCACACTAGAAAAGATCAGTATCACAGTCAGTTCGAACATACACCTTAACTCGTTTATGTATGAGCCGATTATTGACCTAACTATTGAGCATCTCATAGAGCTTTATAAGGACGTGTGTAATCTTTTATAA
- the hisG gene encoding ATP phosphoribosyltransferase, protein MLRIALSKGRIFQETLPLLAAADIFPQDDPDTSRKLILDTNHPDIQLVIIRATDVPTYVEQGAAHLGVAGKDVLMEHGGDGLYEPLDLRIARCRLMVAGKVGHEPPHRRLRIATKYVNSTQRFYADRAQQVEIIKLYGSMELAPLVGLADRIVDVVDTGNTLRANGLEPLETIADISSRLIVNKAAMKIKHQAIHRVITRMQAAIASQ, encoded by the coding sequence ATGTTAAGAATAGCCTTGTCTAAAGGCCGAATTTTCCAAGAAACCCTGCCCTTACTCGCTGCCGCTGACATTTTCCCCCAAGACGACCCCGACACGTCACGCAAATTAATCTTGGACACCAATCACCCCGACATCCAATTGGTGATCATTCGCGCCACCGATGTTCCCACCTATGTCGAACAAGGCGCGGCACATTTGGGCGTTGCAGGTAAAGATGTCTTAATGGAACACGGCGGCGATGGCTTATATGAACCCTTAGATTTACGTATTGCGCGTTGTCGTCTCATGGTGGCGGGAAAAGTAGGACATGAACCCCCGCACCGCCGCTTACGTATCGCCACAAAATACGTCAACAGCACCCAACGCTTTTACGCGGATCGGGCGCAACAAGTCGAAATTATCAAGTTATATGGCTCAATGGAATTAGCTCCTTTGGTGGGATTGGCGGATCGCATTGTTGATGTCGTGGACACAGGAAATACTTTACGCGCCAATGGCTTAGAACCGTTGGAAACCATCGCCGACATCAGTTCTCGTCTCATCGTCAATAAAGCCGCCATGAAAATAAAGCATCAAGCGATTCATCGCGTAATCACGCGAATGCAAGCCGCCATCGCTTCTCAGTGA